One window from the genome of Pseudomonas fluorescens encodes:
- a CDS encoding class I SAM-dependent methyltransferase, with amino-acid sequence MLSLLKKLTTGTPSPAEPVAEKVDPYMLGLHDAMLSGWFNQQTGELFTGFPVTPEDTLLDVGCGDGGNVHFCGMRGAKIIIADIDAAKVEATRQRLSDTPARDVECHVTDCNPLPIADATATRVVSTEVIEHVDDPAQFLAELVRVGQPGALYLLSVPHPSSEDLQKDIAAPEYFRKPNHIRIISEEQFKAMVSEAGLEVLSHSQYGFYWSMWMLLFWEAKVDFSNADHPLLNHWADTWQAVLNSPRGAQIKQALDAVVAKSQVIIARKPGGLS; translated from the coding sequence ATGCTGAGCCTTTTGAAGAAACTCACCACGGGCACGCCCTCGCCCGCCGAACCGGTGGCCGAGAAAGTCGACCCGTACATGCTTGGGCTGCACGATGCGATGCTCAGCGGCTGGTTCAACCAGCAAACCGGCGAACTGTTCACGGGTTTCCCTGTGACGCCTGAGGACACGTTGCTGGACGTGGGATGCGGCGACGGCGGCAACGTGCATTTTTGCGGAATGCGCGGGGCGAAGATCATCATCGCCGACATCGACGCGGCCAAGGTCGAAGCCACGCGCCAGCGCTTGAGCGACACCCCTGCGCGCGACGTCGAGTGCCATGTGACCGACTGCAATCCGCTGCCCATTGCCGATGCCACGGCCACCCGGGTGGTGTCCACCGAAGTCATCGAGCACGTCGACGACCCGGCGCAGTTCCTCGCCGAACTGGTACGGGTCGGCCAGCCCGGCGCGCTGTACCTGCTGAGCGTGCCGCACCCCAGTTCCGAAGACCTGCAAAAAGACATCGCCGCACCGGAGTACTTCCGCAAGCCCAATCACATTCGCATCATCAGTGAAGAGCAGTTCAAGGCGATGGTCAGCGAGGCCGGGCTGGAGGTGTTGAGCCACAGCCAATACGGGTTCTATTGGTCGATGTGGATGCTGTTGTTCTGGGAGGCCAAGGTCGATTTCAGCAACGCCGACCACCCGTTGCTCAATCACTGGGCCGACACCTGGCAAGCGGTGCTGAACTCACCGCGCGGGGCGCAGATCAAGCAGGCGCTGGACGCGGTGGTGGCCAAGAGTCAGGTGATTATTGCGCGTAAGCCGGGTGGGCTTTCATAG
- a CDS encoding protease modulator HflK: MQVDLDIEGAQVAEWPRFQRASFQGRRLKLIACVLGSVAGLGLVLAFFIGVFSPQSLWPVLLVSQGAGLLVLVAGLQSAWWVTQWRSRALLPAVDNLPTENEPVDNLGWYERLLDRIGARSVGLLKQIGAPALWLAGWAVLVLLGLEHAWDLQLPAAALGVSASVGAVLSLLLAFGLLVFERQLAQQPPVEWPEAPALAQLTRVAIIVLVLGALCLLFAAETSIWPVRLAVLMGLLPGLVAAELLLRAVLSLFIPRRDALEPTLLGRSVIADLLRWPPQPWLALQHELHNRFGIDLRQIWAFSYMRRAFLPVLASVALVGWLLTGVHEVPLQGRGIYERFGKPVEVFGPGLHVALPWPWGRVLNVENGVVHELATSVAQSRAEVEAEPAEGPAPAIANRLWDASHVNDKSQVIASRRADQQSFQIVNMDVRFVYRIGLTDAAALAATYNSADVPTLIRSTASRILVHEFASRTLDGLLGADRVSLADEIGRAVQADLQSVDSGVEILATVVEAIHPPAGAANAYHGVQAAQIGAQALIARERGAAAEQTNQAQLQASIAHDRASATAREINATAQAADLRFNADRKAYATAGHAFVLEHYLSQLSQGLGNAQLLILDHRLGGSSNAPTIDLRTFTLPADPASPRNPVPPGAAH; the protein is encoded by the coding sequence ATGCAAGTCGATCTAGATATCGAGGGGGCACAAGTGGCCGAATGGCCGCGTTTCCAGCGCGCGTCGTTTCAAGGGCGCCGCTTGAAGCTTATCGCCTGCGTCTTGGGAAGCGTGGCGGGATTGGGTCTGGTCCTGGCGTTTTTTATCGGGGTGTTTTCGCCGCAATCGCTGTGGCCGGTCTTGCTGGTCAGCCAAGGTGCGGGACTGTTGGTGTTGGTGGCCGGCTTGCAATCCGCCTGGTGGGTGACGCAATGGCGCAGCAGGGCATTGTTGCCGGCTGTGGATAACCTGCCGACGGAAAACGAGCCTGTTGATAACTTGGGTTGGTATGAGCGGCTGCTGGACCGCATCGGTGCCCGTTCGGTCGGCCTGCTCAAGCAAATCGGTGCGCCCGCGTTGTGGCTGGCCGGTTGGGCCGTGCTGGTATTGCTGGGCCTGGAGCACGCCTGGGACTTGCAGTTGCCGGCTGCCGCCCTCGGTGTTTCCGCCAGCGTGGGGGCGGTGCTGTCGTTGTTGTTGGCGTTCGGGTTATTGGTGTTCGAGCGGCAATTGGCCCAGCAACCCCCCGTGGAGTGGCCGGAAGCGCCAGCGCTGGCGCAACTGACCCGGGTGGCGATCATCGTGCTGGTGCTTGGCGCCTTGTGCTTGCTGTTCGCTGCAGAAACGTCCATCTGGCCGGTGCGCCTGGCGGTGCTGATGGGGCTGTTGCCGGGGCTGGTGGCGGCGGAGTTGTTGTTGCGCGCGGTGCTATCGTTGTTCATCCCGCGCCGGGACGCCCTGGAGCCGACGCTGCTGGGCCGCAGTGTCATCGCCGATCTGTTGCGCTGGCCGCCGCAACCGTGGCTGGCCTTGCAGCATGAACTGCATAACCGTTTCGGCATCGACCTGCGCCAGATCTGGGCCTTCAGCTACATGCGTCGGGCTTTCTTGCCGGTGTTGGCGTCAGTGGCGCTGGTGGGCTGGTTGCTGACAGGTGTGCACGAAGTGCCGCTGCAGGGGCGGGGCATCTATGAGCGCTTCGGTAAACCGGTAGAGGTGTTCGGTCCCGGTTTGCATGTCGCGTTGCCTTGGCCGTGGGGCAGGGTGCTCAATGTCGAGAATGGCGTTGTGCATGAACTGGCGACCAGCGTCGCGCAGAGTCGTGCAGAGGTCGAGGCTGAACCGGCGGAGGGGCCGGCACCGGCCATTGCCAATCGGTTGTGGGATGCCAGCCATGTGAACGACAAATCCCAGGTCATTGCCAGCCGTCGTGCCGACCAGCAGAGCTTCCAGATCGTCAACATGGATGTGCGTTTTGTCTATCGCATCGGCCTGACGGATGCCGCGGCGCTGGCGGCGACTTACAACAGCGCCGATGTGCCGACGCTGATCCGCAGCACCGCCAGCCGCATCCTGGTGCATGAGTTTGCTTCGCGTACGTTGGATGGTTTGCTGGGTGCCGACCGCGTGAGCCTGGCCGACGAAATCGGTCGCGCTGTCCAGGCTGATCTGCAATCTGTCGACAGCGGTGTGGAAATCCTGGCGACGGTGGTGGAGGCGATTCATCCGCCGGCCGGTGCGGCCAATGCCTACCACGGCGTGCAGGCCGCGCAGATCGGCGCCCAGGCATTGATCGCCCGGGAGCGTGGCGCGGCGGCGGAACAGACCAACCAGGCGCAATTGCAAGCCAGCATCGCCCATGACCGGGCCAGTGCCACGGCGCGGGAAATCAACGCGACCGCCCAGGCTGCCGATTTGCGTTTCAACGCCGACCGCAAAGCCTACGCCACGGCGGGGCACGCTTTTGTGCTGGAACATTATTTGAGCCAACTGAGCCAGGGCCTCGGCAATGCCCAGTTGCTGATTCTCGATCATCGCCTGGGCGGTAGCAGCAACGCGCCGACCATCGACTTGCGAACCTTCACGCTGCCGGCCGACCCCGCGTCGCCGCGTAACCCTGTCCCGCCAGGAGCTGCCCATTGA
- the hflK gene encoding protease modulator HflK — MSLVPRGTNALSSPWIQAGRLAFLALYAVTVLAALAWVFSNVRQIDPQSRAVVLHFGALDRIQNAGLLLAWPRPVEQVILLPAADRVLERRVENLLRSDAALQADRVASFATPVSDALAGSGYLLTGDAGVVQLDVRVFYKVTDPYAFVLQGEHVLPALDRLATRSAVALTAARDLDTILVARPELMGSDNQAAERRERLRGDLVQGLNRRLADLAATGQGLGIEVVRVDVQSSLPGPAVSAFNAVLTASQQADKAVANARTEAEKLTQVARQDADRAVQVAHAQASERLAKASADTATVLGLAKTQGSDPQMLLRLYRERMPAILRQAGSVTTVDPKDDSRLIIQGAGQ; from the coding sequence ATGAGTTTGGTTCCACGTGGAACAAATGCGTTATCCAGTCCGTGGATCCAGGCCGGGCGTTTGGCGTTTCTAGCGCTTTACGCTGTCACGGTGTTGGCGGCGTTGGCCTGGGTCTTTTCCAACGTGCGCCAGATCGACCCGCAGAGTCGTGCGGTGGTGCTGCACTTCGGCGCCTTGGATCGTATCCAGAATGCCGGCCTCTTGCTGGCTTGGCCGCGCCCCGTGGAACAAGTGATCCTGCTGCCAGCAGCGGATCGGGTGCTGGAACGGCGGGTGGAAAACCTGCTGCGCTCGGACGCGGCCTTGCAGGCTGATCGTGTGGCCAGTTTCGCCACGCCGGTCAGCGATGCATTGGCCGGCTCTGGTTATTTATTGACCGGTGATGCCGGTGTGGTGCAACTGGATGTGCGGGTGTTCTATAAGGTCACGGACCCTTACGCTTTCGTCTTGCAAGGCGAACATGTCCTGCCGGCACTGGACCGACTGGCGACTCGCAGTGCCGTGGCCCTGACCGCGGCCCGGGACCTGGACACCATTCTGGTGGCTCGCCCCGAACTGATGGGCAGTGACAACCAGGCGGCCGAGCGCCGCGAACGCTTGCGAGGCGATCTGGTTCAGGGGCTTAACCGACGCCTGGCTGACCTGGCGGCGACGGGGCAGGGGCTGGGCATCGAAGTGGTGCGGGTCGACGTGCAATCGAGTCTGCCCGGGCCGGCGGTGAGTGCTTTCAATGCAGTATTGACCGCCAGCCAGCAGGCCGACAAAGCCGTGGCCAACGCACGGACTGAAGCGGAAAAACTCACCCAGGTCGCCCGCCAGGACGCTGACCGTGCCGTGCAAGTCGCCCATGCCCAGGCCAGCGAGCGGCTTGCCAAGGCTTCGGCCGACACGGCCACGGTACTCGGGCTGGCGAAGACCCAGGGCAGCGATCCCCAAATGCTGCTGCGCCTGTATCGCGAACGCATGCCTGCCATCCTTCGCCAGGCCGGTTCAGTGACCACGGTCGACCCGAAAGACGACTCTCGGCTGATCATCCAGGGAGCCGGCCAATGA
- the hflC gene encoding protease modulator HflC, producing MSQSSSHDHAGHDHGHAGHHHGHHHHHHGDPQQAGPFPWRRMGWAVLLVAFAVAAASLVQVRSGEATVITRFGNPARVLLQPGLGWRWPAPFEAAIPVDLRLRTTSSGLQDVGTRDGLRIIVQAYVAWQVQGDPDNVQRFMRAVQNQPDEAARQIRTFVGSALETTAASFDLANLVNTDASQVRIADFEAQLRQQIDQQLLATYGVRVLQVGIERLTLPSVTLTATVDRMRAERETIATERTAIGKREAAQIRSAAERDARVVQADATVKAADIEAQSRVDAAEIYGRAYAGSPQLYNLLRSLDTLGTIVSPGTKLILRTDAAPFRVLVDGPASMDGKGGTQP from the coding sequence TTGAGCCAGTCCTCTTCACACGATCACGCCGGTCACGATCACGGCCATGCCGGTCATCACCATGGTCATCATCACCACCATCACGGCGACCCGCAGCAAGCCGGGCCGTTTCCTTGGCGGCGGATGGGCTGGGCCGTGTTGTTGGTGGCATTTGCCGTCGCGGCCGCGAGCCTGGTGCAAGTGCGGTCGGGGGAGGCCACGGTCATTACCCGTTTCGGCAATCCGGCCCGGGTGCTGCTGCAACCTGGCCTGGGGTGGCGCTGGCCGGCGCCGTTCGAGGCGGCGATCCCGGTGGACCTGCGCTTGCGCACCACCTCAAGCGGCCTGCAGGATGTCGGTACCCGCGATGGACTGCGGATCATTGTCCAGGCCTACGTGGCCTGGCAGGTCCAGGGCGACCCGGACAACGTGCAGCGTTTCATGCGCGCGGTGCAGAACCAACCGGACGAAGCTGCGCGGCAGATCCGCACATTTGTCGGCTCCGCGCTGGAAACCACGGCCGCCAGTTTTGACCTGGCGAACCTGGTCAACACCGATGCCAGCCAAGTACGCATTGCCGATTTCGAAGCGCAGTTGCGTCAGCAGATCGATCAACAGTTGCTTGCCACTTACGGTGTACGGGTGTTGCAAGTCGGTATCGAACGCCTGACTTTGCCATCGGTAACGCTGACTGCAACGGTCGACCGCATGCGAGCCGAGCGCGAAACCATCGCCACCGAACGCACCGCCATCGGCAAGCGCGAAGCGGCGCAGATTCGCTCCGCCGCAGAACGTGATGCCCGCGTCGTGCAAGCCGATGCCACGGTAAAGGCCGCTGATATCGAGGCGCAATCCCGGGTAGACGCGGCCGAAATTTATGGCCGGGCATACGCCGGCTCTCCCCAGCTCTACAACCTGCTCCGTTCGCTGGACACCTTGGGCACCATCGTCAGCCCAGGCACCAAGCTGATTTTGCGCACCGATGCCGCACCATTCCGTGTCCTGGTGGACGGTCCTGCCTCCATGGACGGCAAAGGTGGAACACAACCATGA
- the lpdA gene encoding dihydrolipoyl dehydrogenase: MSNYDVVILGGGPGGYNAAIRAGQLGLKAACVEGRATLGGTCLNVGCMPSKALLHASELYEAATGTEFANLGIEVSPTLNLAQMMKQKDESVTGLTKGIEFLFRKNKVDWIKGWGHIDGPGKVTVTGDDGSKTELTAKDIVIATGSEPMPLPGVTIDNQRILDSTGALSLSEVPRHLVVIGAGVIGLELGSVWRRLGAQVTVVEYLDRICPGVDGEAGKTLQRALAKQGIQFKLSSKVTGATTSASGVQLQIEPAAGGEAQILDADYVLVAIGRRPYTQGLGLENVGLSTDKRGMLANQHHRTEAPGVWVIGDVTAGPMLAHKAEDEAMACIEQIAGKAAEVNYALIPSVIYTRPELASVGQTEEQLKAEGRAYKVGKFPFTANSRAKINHETEGFAKVLADERTDEILGVHLVGPSVSEMIGEYCVAMEFSASAEDIALTCHPHPTRSEALRQAAMNVEGMATQM; encoded by the coding sequence ATGAGCAACTACGACGTGGTCATTCTGGGCGGTGGACCCGGCGGGTACAACGCGGCGATTCGGGCCGGGCAGTTAGGGTTGAAGGCGGCCTGTGTCGAAGGTCGAGCCACCCTGGGCGGCACCTGCCTGAACGTCGGCTGCATGCCCTCCAAGGCCTTGCTGCACGCTTCGGAATTGTACGAAGCGGCCACGGGCACGGAGTTCGCCAACTTGGGCATTGAAGTCAGCCCTACCCTCAATCTTGCGCAAATGATGAAACAGAAAGACGAAAGCGTGACGGGCCTGACCAAGGGCATCGAGTTTCTGTTTCGCAAGAACAAGGTCGACTGGATCAAAGGCTGGGGCCACATCGACGGGCCGGGCAAGGTGACCGTCACCGGTGACGATGGCAGCAAGACCGAACTCACCGCCAAGGACATCGTCATCGCCACCGGCTCGGAACCCATGCCGCTGCCAGGCGTGACCATCGACAACCAGCGCATCCTCGACTCCACCGGCGCCTTGTCCCTGAGTGAGGTGCCCCGGCATCTGGTGGTGATCGGCGCTGGCGTCATTGGCCTCGAGCTGGGCTCGGTCTGGCGGCGCCTGGGCGCCCAGGTGACCGTGGTGGAATACCTCGATCGCATCTGCCCGGGCGTGGACGGTGAGGCCGGCAAGACCTTGCAACGGGCCTTGGCTAAACAAGGTATCCAGTTCAAGTTGAGTTCGAAGGTCACCGGTGCCACGACCTCGGCCAGCGGTGTGCAATTGCAGATCGAACCGGCGGCGGGCGGCGAAGCACAGATACTGGACGCCGATTACGTGCTGGTCGCCATTGGTCGACGGCCCTACACGCAAGGACTGGGGTTGGAGAACGTCGGGTTGAGCACCGATAAACGCGGCATGCTCGCCAACCAGCATCACCGTACCGAAGCACCCGGCGTCTGGGTGATCGGCGACGTGACGGCCGGACCGATGCTGGCCCACAAGGCCGAAGACGAAGCCATGGCCTGCATCGAACAGATCGCCGGCAAGGCCGCCGAGGTTAACTATGCGCTGATCCCCAGCGTCATCTACACCCGTCCGGAGCTGGCCAGCGTCGGCCAGACCGAGGAACAGCTCAAGGCCGAAGGCCGCGCCTACAAGGTCGGCAAGTTTCCGTTCACGGCCAACAGCCGGGCCAAGATCAACCACGAGACCGAAGGGTTCGCCAAGGTCCTGGCCGATGAGCGCACCGATGAAATCCTTGGCGTGCACCTGGTGGGCCCGAGCGTCAGTGAGATGATCGGGGAGTACTGCGTGGCCATGGAGTTCAGCGCCTCGGCCGAGGACATCGCCCTGACCTGCCACCCGCACCCTACCCGTTCGGAGGCGTTGCGCCAGGCGGCCATGAATGTGGAGGGGATGGCGACGCAGATGTAG
- a CDS encoding heavy metal translocating P-type ATPase: protein MTARTPAVPMLSSAEQRIAARQLTLAMLALGLLALGLAWRGWSPEQSGVSQLLLGFASLLVAVPVMRSAWYSLRYPSLHGITDQLIALAMLGAWATGDLLTAALLPIIMIFGHVLEERSVIGSQEAIHALGQLTRSQGRKVQADGSIIDVDNATLQVGDVVEVRAGDRVPADGRVLSGQASLDTAPITGESVPLEAVVGTEVFGGAINLDGLLRLEVTRTGEESTLGKVIALMQNAERSKPPITRLLERYAGSYLVLVLLLAAVTWFVTNDAQAMLAVLVAACPCALVLSAPATAIAGIAVAARHGILIRSSAFLEELADLTSLVVDKTGTLTYGVLRLQSIEPAQDAHASLLLPLAASLGSASSHPVSRALAGLVEQDNCLALTDIRERQGLGVVAMTAQGEAALGRPELFAQLGIQTPAVPEHDGPIAGLALDGQFLAWLLLADSVKPEAQVAMAELRELGLGRQLLLTGDRQSVATTLARDVGIGDVQAQALPEDKLKRVMAEIDHGFRPMVVGDGINDSLALKAGVVGVAMGAGGADIALASADIVLIGSDLRRLGTCVRLSRQCRRTLQVNVIIGLGWTLAIVAFAAFGWLGAAGAMIAALLHNLSTLLVLGNAGRLLRFQEPLLKIQAKGTVG, encoded by the coding sequence ATGACCGCTCGAACGCCTGCTGTACCGATGCTGTCCTCGGCGGAGCAACGCATCGCCGCCCGGCAACTGACCTTGGCGATGCTCGCTCTTGGCTTGCTCGCATTGGGCCTGGCATGGCGCGGCTGGTCGCCAGAGCAGAGCGGCGTCAGCCAACTGCTGTTGGGGTTCGCCTCGCTGTTGGTGGCGGTGCCGGTGATGCGTTCGGCCTGGTACAGCTTGCGGTACCCAAGCCTGCACGGAATCACTGACCAACTGATCGCCCTGGCGATGCTCGGCGCCTGGGCCACCGGCGATCTGCTGACCGCGGCGTTGCTGCCGATCATCATGATCTTCGGCCATGTGCTGGAAGAGCGCAGTGTCATCGGTTCCCAAGAGGCGATCCATGCCCTTGGCCAACTGACCCGTAGCCAAGGTCGCAAGGTACAGGCCGACGGCTCGATCATCGACGTCGACAACGCGACGCTCCAGGTCGGCGATGTCGTGGAGGTGCGCGCCGGTGACCGGGTGCCGGCCGATGGTCGGGTGTTGTCCGGCCAGGCCAGCCTCGACACCGCGCCCATCACCGGTGAGTCGGTGCCGCTGGAGGCGGTGGTTGGCACGGAAGTCTTCGGTGGTGCGATCAACCTCGATGGCCTGCTGCGCCTGGAGGTGACCCGTACTGGCGAAGAGTCCACCTTGGGCAAGGTCATCGCCCTGATGCAAAACGCCGAACGCTCCAAGCCACCCATCACCCGTTTGCTGGAACGCTACGCCGGCAGTTACCTGGTATTGGTGTTGTTACTGGCGGCAGTGACCTGGTTCGTGACCAACGATGCCCAGGCGATGTTGGCGGTATTGGTGGCGGCGTGTCCCTGCGCGTTGGTGCTGTCGGCGCCGGCCACCGCCATTGCCGGGATCGCGGTGGCGGCGCGCCACGGGATCCTGATCCGCAGCTCGGCCTTTTTGGAAGAACTGGCGGACCTGACCTCGTTGGTCGTCGACAAGACTGGCACCTTGACCTATGGCGTGTTGCGCCTGCAATCCATCGAACCTGCCCAGGATGCTCACGCGTCGTTGTTGCTGCCGCTGGCTGCCAGCCTCGGGTCGGCCAGCAGTCATCCGGTCAGTCGTGCCTTGGCGGGGCTGGTGGAACAGGACAACTGCCTGGCCCTGACGGACATTCGTGAGCGCCAGGGGTTGGGTGTGGTCGCGATGACGGCTCAGGGCGAAGCGGCCCTCGGTCGGCCGGAGTTGTTTGCACAGTTGGGCATTCAAACCCCAGCGGTTCCTGAGCACGACGGCCCGATTGCCGGTCTGGCGCTGGATGGGCAGTTCCTCGCCTGGTTGCTGTTGGCCGACAGCGTCAAGCCGGAGGCACAGGTGGCCATGGCCGAGTTGCGCGAGTTGGGTCTGGGCCGTCAGTTGCTGTTGACCGGCGACCGCCAGAGCGTGGCCACGACCCTGGCCCGGGATGTCGGCATCGGCGATGTGCAAGCCCAGGCCTTGCCGGAAGACAAACTCAAGCGGGTCATGGCAGAAATCGACCATGGGTTCCGCCCGATGGTGGTGGGCGATGGCATCAACGATTCCCTGGCGCTCAAGGCCGGGGTGGTGGGCGTCGCCATGGGAGCCGGTGGTGCAGACATCGCCCTGGCGTCAGCAGACATCGTGCTGATCGGCAGCGACCTGCGGCGCCTCGGCACCTGCGTACGATTGAGTCGCCAGTGTCGGCGCACGTTGCAGGTCAACGTGATCATTGGCCTGGGCTGGACGCTGGCCATCGTTGCCTTTGCCGCCTTCGGCTGGCTTGGCGCGGCGGGGGCGATGATCGCTGCGCTGCTGCACAATCTCAGTACCCTGCTAGTGTTAGGTAATGCCGGGCGCTTGCTGCGGTTCCAGGAGCCACTGCTCAAGATCCAAGCGAAGGGCACCGTTGGGTAG
- a CDS encoding DUF3142 domain-containing protein, whose protein sequence is MTVFFRLSLALAVLLLAGCEQPPPPALDQQLYIWQRQWTKAHEPALRQSRGDFSTLRVLALQAFPGAGWRRARIDPDLLKADGRPLIAVIRLDGQLKALDQDEVIAQIQQVLGEWQAQGLTPVGVEVDHDAGNARLPAYGNFLGQLRHSLPANLRLSITALPAWLDSPALPGLLEAVDSSVLQVHAVSDPRQGLFDPKQARHWAQRWSEVTTGPFYLALPAYGVALLTQESGVPVVESEVPIDRGGERRELLADPQQVAGLAADLRADPPKHLAGLIWFRLPLVGDRRAWSLTTLGAVARGDHLDSRLALQWEEQGGLYDIRLVNQGNLDRPWPQRLTLAVGACDGVDALAGYTLQQTPGLLTFTRIQEGRLAAGSQRAIGWARCTKIDQGGFNVYP, encoded by the coding sequence ATGACTGTTTTTTTCCGGCTCTCCCTGGCCCTCGCCGTGTTGCTTTTGGCGGGCTGCGAACAACCGCCACCCCCAGCCCTGGATCAGCAGTTGTATATCTGGCAGCGCCAATGGACAAAGGCTCATGAGCCGGCGCTGCGCCAGAGCCGAGGCGATTTCTCCACGCTGCGGGTACTGGCGTTGCAGGCTTTTCCCGGGGCGGGCTGGCGCCGTGCGCGGATCGACCCGGACCTGCTCAAGGCGGACGGCCGTCCGCTGATCGCCGTGATTCGCCTGGACGGCCAGCTCAAGGCCTTGGACCAGGACGAGGTCATTGCGCAAATCCAGCAAGTGTTGGGCGAATGGCAAGCCCAAGGCCTGACCCCGGTGGGCGTGGAGGTCGACCACGATGCTGGCAATGCGCGGCTGCCGGCCTATGGAAACTTCCTCGGCCAACTGCGGCACAGTCTGCCGGCCAACCTGCGGCTCAGCATCACGGCGCTACCGGCCTGGCTCGACAGCCCCGCATTGCCGGGATTGTTGGAGGCGGTGGACAGCAGCGTGCTGCAGGTCCACGCGGTGAGCGATCCACGGCAAGGGCTGTTCGATCCGAAACAGGCCCGGCACTGGGCACAACGCTGGAGCGAGGTCACCACGGGGCCGTTTTATCTGGCCCTGCCAGCCTACGGTGTGGCGCTGCTGACCCAGGAGAGCGGCGTACCGGTGGTGGAAAGCGAAGTGCCGATCGATCGCGGTGGCGAGCGTCGGGAGTTGCTGGCCGATCCGCAACAAGTGGCCGGGCTTGCGGCGGATTTGCGGGCTGATCCGCCGAAACATCTCGCCGGGCTGATCTGGTTTCGCCTGCCTCTGGTCGGCGACCGGCGAGCGTGGAGCCTGACCACGCTCGGCGCCGTCGCCCGGGGCGATCACCTGGACAGTCGCCTGGCATTGCAGTGGGAGGAGCAGGGCGGTTTGTACGATATCCGCCTGGTCAACCAGGGCAATCTCGACCGCCCCTGGCCCCAGCGCCTGACGTTGGCGGTCGGGGCGTGTGACGGTGTCGATGCCTTGGCCGGTTACACGTTGCAACAAACTCCCGGACTGCTTACCTTCACCCGCATTCAGGAAGGCCGCTTGGCGGCTGGTAGCCAACGAGCAATTGGCTGGGCGCGCTGTACGAAAATCGACCAAGGAGGTTTCAATGTTTACCCGTAA
- the cfaB gene encoding C17 cyclopropane fatty acid synthase CfaB, with protein MLAQLPPALQNLHLPLRLRLWDGHEFSLGADPSVTIVVKDPQMVAQFTHPSLDALGAAFVEGKLELEGPIHEVIRVCDELSQALVEDDPDNQPVRSVHDKETDAKAISYHYDLSNAFYQLWLDSDMAYSCAYFETGSETLEQAQQAKFRHLCRKLRLQPGDYLLDVGCGWGGLARYAAREFGAKVFGITLSKAQLALARERVKAEGLEDQVELQLLDYRDLPQDGRFDKVVSVGMFEHVGHANLEQYCKTLFGAVREGGLVMNHGITAKHTDGRPVGRGAGEFIEKYVFPNGELPHLSMISAQISEAGLEIVDVESLRMHYARTLDHWSERLEDNLEAASKEVPEQALRIWRLYLAGCAYAFAKGWINLHQILAVKAHADGSHELPWTRDDIYTP; from the coding sequence ATGCTCGCGCAACTTCCACCGGCCTTACAGAATCTGCATTTACCGCTTCGGCTGCGGCTCTGGGATGGCCATGAATTTTCACTGGGGGCCGACCCCAGCGTCACGATTGTGGTCAAGGACCCACAAATGGTCGCGCAATTCACCCACCCCAGCCTGGACGCATTGGGGGCGGCGTTTGTCGAAGGTAAACTGGAACTCGAAGGCCCGATCCACGAAGTCATTCGGGTCTGCGATGAATTGAGCCAGGCCTTGGTCGAGGACGATCCCGACAACCAGCCGGTGCGCTCGGTCCACGACAAGGAAACCGACGCCAAGGCGATCTCCTACCACTACGATCTTTCCAACGCGTTTTATCAGCTATGGCTCGACAGCGACATGGCCTATTCCTGTGCCTATTTCGAGACGGGCAGCGAAACCCTCGAGCAGGCCCAGCAAGCCAAGTTTCGCCACCTGTGTCGCAAGCTGCGATTGCAACCGGGTGACTACCTGCTGGATGTCGGTTGCGGATGGGGCGGCCTGGCGCGTTATGCCGCGCGGGAGTTTGGTGCCAAAGTCTTCGGCATTACCCTGAGCAAGGCGCAGCTGGCGTTGGCCCGGGAACGGGTCAAGGCCGAAGGCCTGGAGGATCAGGTCGAGTTGCAACTGCTGGACTACCGCGACCTGCCCCAGGACGGCCGCTTCGACAAAGTAGTCAGCGTGGGTATGTTCGAGCATGTCGGCCACGCCAACCTCGAGCAGTACTGCAAGACGCTGTTCGGCGCCGTGCGCGAAGGTGGGTTGGTGATGAACCATGGCATCACCGCCAAGCACACCGACGGGCGTCCGGTCGGTCGCGGCGCGGGCGAGTTCATCGAGAAGTACGTATTCCCCAACGGCGAGCTGCCGCACCTGTCGATGATTTCCGCGCAGATCAGTGAAGCGGGGCTGGAGATCGTCGATGTGGAAAGCTTGCGCATGCACTATGCACGCACGCTCGATCACTGGAGTGAACGCCTGGAGGACAACCTCGAGGCAGCGTCGAAGGAAGTGCCGGAGCAGGCATTGCGGATCTGGCGTCTGTACCTGGCCGGGTGCGCCTACGCGTTCGCCAAGGGCTGGATCAACCTGCATCAGATCCTGGCGGTGAAGGCCCATGCCGACGGTAGCCATGAGCTGCCATGGACCCGCGACGACATCTACACCCCTTAG